In the Pyrolobus fumarii 1A genome, one interval contains:
- a CDS encoding pyrroline-5-carboxylate reductase family protein: protein MRGVSVAVLGAGKMGSAIGKALLECGARVLATRARRELLGELARLGFEPIESNRVAAERADLVIIAVKPWHVESVAREVRDVVVGKPVVSIAAGVRLEKLRSLMPGAIVYRAMPNMGVLVGLSATALAGDRNTDAARMVEDAFRCMGEVFWIDEKLFPAWTGLAGSGPGILASIADALALAGVAAGISRRDAERIVSLLFRAVGELLLTKGFQGLRDEVATPGGTTIEGLRVLEQGARGAIIDSILAAVEKARRLEES, encoded by the coding sequence GTGCGTGGAGTTAGTGTCGCCGTTCTGGGCGCGGGTAAGATGGGTTCCGCGATAGGTAAGGCGCTGCTCGAGTGTGGTGCGAGGGTTCTAGCGACTAGGGCTCGTAGGGAGTTGCTCGGGGAGCTTGCTAGGCTAGGATTCGAGCCCATAGAGTCTAACCGCGTCGCGGCTGAGCGCGCAGACCTTGTGATAATTGCCGTGAAACCATGGCATGTTGAGAGCGTTGCCAGGGAGGTGAGAGACGTGGTTGTGGGTAAACCTGTCGTGTCGATAGCGGCTGGCGTGCGGCTTGAAAAGCTGCGCTCTTTGATGCCAGGTGCAATAGTCTATCGCGCGATGCCCAATATGGGTGTTCTTGTAGGATTATCTGCTACTGCTCTTGCTGGAGACCGAAATACTGATGCGGCTAGAATGGTCGAAGACGCTTTCCGATGCATGGGTGAAGTGTTCTGGATAGATGAGAAGCTCTTCCCCGCGTGGACTGGCTTGGCTGGGAGCGGCCCAGGCATACTAGCGTCGATCGCTGATGCGCTGGCGCTAGCCGGCGTCGCTGCTGGTATATCAAGACGTGACGCGGAGCGCATAGTGTCGCTGCTGTTCCGTGCTGTAGGCGAGTTGCTCCTTACCAAGGGGTTCCAGGGGCTCAGGGATGAGGTGGCAACGCCTGGTGGTACGACTATAGAGGGGCTACGTGTTTTAGAGCAGGGTGCGAGGGGCGCCATCATAGACTCTATCCTAGCGGCTGTGGAGAAAGCGAGGAGGCTGGAGGAGAGTTGA
- the speD gene encoding adenosylmethionine decarboxylase — protein sequence MTLPVIKPRPQPAANEPRVVGRHVYGNLYDCEEVELLKDEKALRDIVVEAAKLGNMTLLDVKSWKIGEGVSVVAVILESHITIHTWPEYRFATVDVYSCGKHTDPQRAFQYIVSKLRPRHIEVGAADRSLE from the coding sequence GTGACGCTGCCAGTCATTAAGCCTAGGCCGCAGCCAGCCGCCAACGAGCCCAGAGTCGTCGGCCGCCATGTTTACGGCAACCTCTATGACTGCGAGGAGGTCGAGCTTCTAAAGGACGAGAAGGCGCTACGCGACATTGTCGTGGAGGCCGCGAAACTGGGCAACATGACGCTTCTTGACGTTAAGTCGTGGAAGATCGGGGAAGGCGTGTCTGTTGTAGCGGTTATCCTAGAGAGCCACATAACGATACACACCTGGCCCGAGTACCGCTTCGCGACCGTTGACGTCTATAGCTGTGGGAAGCACACTGACCCGCAGCGCGCCTTCCAGTACATAGTCTCGAAGCTACGCCCGAGGCACATCGAGGTGGGGGCCGCGGACCGTTCCCTGGAATAG
- a CDS encoding multiheme c-type cytochrome, which produces MRLRKRDIIVVLAALVMGVYAASAATLWAPVEEMGSTWLGEMRFADTLHATTKGMKYWYERGIGKYTGIPYEQMFCSKCHATCESCHGVRDSNGNVVDFSVKMASNPDTCFACHGRQKKAYLLGKSNPELADVHMLGLGVSCTFCHSSVEVHGMHGDFQYMFDKGGVFDVSCEKCHIYGYAPRPYRFIEEHRVHLDDIACSACHSPTVVTCYNCHLSYSYEKYVETGVPVKKAIPIIGWLPLVRDQRTGKIVPGNFMVVVWTHNGTEAVRVDIAQFFPHIVDERGRTCNDCHGIEAAKQLLESGELRLVWVENGQVKHMNGVIPIVEGTKLVFQTFVWDEASNSFKPFKEVVVTVGPDTLIEATSGLTMEDLEKMAKSPEELQSGTS; this is translated from the coding sequence ATGAGATTGAGGAAACGCGATATCATAGTCGTCCTAGCTGCTCTGGTTATGGGGGTATACGCGGCATCCGCTGCAACACTCTGGGCTCCAGTTGAGGAGATGGGAAGCACATGGCTAGGCGAGATGAGGTTCGCTGATACGCTTCACGCAACCACCAAGGGCATGAAGTACTGGTATGAGCGTGGCATAGGGAAATACACAGGGATACCATACGAGCAAATGTTCTGCTCAAAATGCCACGCTACGTGCGAGTCTTGCCATGGCGTCCGAGACAGTAACGGTAACGTAGTAGACTTCAGCGTGAAGATGGCGAGTAACCCAGATACGTGCTTTGCCTGCCATGGCAGACAGAAGAAGGCATACCTGCTAGGCAAGAGTAACCCAGAGCTAGCAGACGTCCATATGTTGGGTCTCGGAGTATCGTGCACCTTCTGCCACTCTAGTGTAGAAGTGCATGGTATGCACGGTGACTTCCAGTACATGTTCGACAAGGGTGGCGTGTTCGACGTGAGCTGTGAAAAGTGCCACATATACGGCTATGCGCCGAGACCATACAGATTCATAGAGGAGCATCGCGTGCATCTCGATGATATAGCCTGTTCTGCTTGCCACTCTCCAACAGTAGTGACATGTTACAACTGTCACCTTTCATACTCGTACGAGAAATACGTAGAGACTGGGGTGCCCGTCAAGAAGGCTATACCGATCATTGGTTGGCTGCCGCTGGTACGCGACCAGAGGACGGGCAAGATAGTCCCGGGTAACTTCATGGTTGTAGTCTGGACCCACAACGGCACCGAGGCGGTGCGTGTCGACATAGCGCAGTTCTTCCCGCACATCGTGGACGAGAGGGGTCGTACCTGCAACGACTGTCATGGTATAGAGGCTGCTAAGCAGCTGCTCGAGAGTGGCGAGCTACGCCTAGTATGGGTTGAGAATGGGCAAGTGAAGCACATGAACGGCGTCATACCGATAGTCGAGGGCACCAAGCTGGTATTCCAGACATTCGTGTGGGACGAGGCCAGCAACAGCTTCAAGCCGTTCAAGGAGGTGGTTGTGACGGTCGGCCCAGACACTCTCATTGAAGCCACCAGCGGCCTCACCATGGAAGACCTTGAGAAAATGGCAAAATCCCCCGAGGAACTCCAGAGTGGTACAAGCTGA
- a CDS encoding DUF5591 domain-containing protein gives MVCPRRVWTGKELDWVEPGECREYIRGVGLDYLIHPAFEKGFSKLLTSYEPPRGKILLFLPCSYGKPYSQSFIHYMIRRTLWKNGLIDKVHEVMLTNAGVVPRELDEHWPYAAYDWNPIYETPEIRECYRRVLADRITAYLETFKSYYRGFAAYLRWDSDSWAALRVAAERLGIRIENFAARTVPNEEVREVSLGGLYQDADLVLVTRSSLASLVQGLKKLVKELGL, from the coding sequence ATGGTCTGCCCGCGCCGCGTGTGGACCGGAAAGGAGCTTGACTGGGTGGAGCCCGGCGAGTGCCGTGAGTACATACGTGGTGTCGGCCTCGACTATCTGATACACCCGGCATTCGAGAAGGGGTTCTCAAAGCTACTGACAAGCTACGAGCCTCCTCGCGGCAAGATACTATTGTTCCTTCCATGCAGCTATGGCAAGCCCTATTCTCAAAGCTTCATCCACTACATGATAAGGAGGACACTGTGGAAGAACGGCCTCATTGACAAGGTACATGAGGTTATGCTTACCAACGCGGGTGTCGTACCACGCGAACTTGACGAGCACTGGCCGTATGCCGCGTACGATTGGAACCCGATATACGAGACGCCCGAGATTCGCGAGTGTTACCGCCGCGTCCTTGCCGATAGGATAACCGCGTACCTAGAGACGTTCAAGAGCTATTATCGTGGATTTGCAGCCTATCTCCGCTGGGACAGCGACAGTTGGGCTGCATTGAGAGTTGCCGCTGAAAGACTCGGTATTCGAATTGAGAACTTTGCAGCCCGCACTGTCCCCAACGAGGAGGTTAGAGAGGTATCCCTTGGAGGCCTCTACCAGGATGCAGACCTTGTCCTTGTGACTAGAAGTAGCCTAGCCTCGCTGGTGCAAGGTTTGAAAAAACTAGTCAAGGAACTCGGCTTGTGA
- a CDS encoding RecB-family nuclease, with product MVATVIPVVHDVSSAQRLIDMARTVYGLGYRVLVATRVYGAAAQNGVPEAMRIALRLGRSFVTLPELRDAVELFTPNTIIVVSKDYGEPMTIDEIAGLAKDKTMIVFGGGDPGITKQDIAVGRPVYIKGVEGRLSPVAEAALILYALRSQTQEPRDTQSS from the coding sequence ATGGTTGCAACCGTGATACCCGTTGTGCACGACGTGTCAAGTGCCCAGAGGCTCATAGACATGGCTAGAACAGTCTATGGTCTCGGGTATCGCGTGTTGGTCGCGACACGCGTGTATGGAGCGGCAGCCCAGAACGGCGTGCCGGAGGCAATGAGGATAGCATTGAGGCTGGGCAGAAGCTTTGTTACTCTACCCGAGTTGAGAGACGCTGTCGAACTCTTCACCCCCAACACTATCATTGTCGTTTCGAAAGACTATGGCGAGCCGATGACAATAGACGAGATAGCTGGACTAGCCAAGGACAAGACAATGATAGTGTTTGGAGGTGGCGACCCCGGTATAACCAAGCAGGATATTGCCGTGGGACGCCCAGTCTACATCAAAGGCGTCGAGGGTAGGTTAAGCCCTGTTGCCGAGGCTGCCCTCATCCTCTACGCGTTGAGGAGCCAGACCCAGGAACCTAGAGACACGCAAAGCTCTTGA
- a CDS encoding ABC transporter ATP-binding protein, with amino-acid sequence MFAARSVWKVFGSTLALVDVNVSFEGSGLHFLLGPNGSGKSTLLRLFAGILRPSRGSVSVFGLDPWRSRDTVCRRVCFVFEDVGLPWWLSGREFLRFVISASGSSWERMVEVAELLDIASFWDRPIRSYSTGMRKRLLLAAGMGRECEAYVFDEPFSGLDVNSISVVLRMFEWLARGHPVVVTTHVSLQVPADLTRSIVVLVDGKVVYSTSSDSDITRACFACSPEILDEVYEAVKDSARFTVRVEDSEAIICTDGADLSRFGCKNILDPLMVYEAVLRSFARGKVSSVDGVPRTDSG; translated from the coding sequence TTGTTTGCTGCTAGGAGTGTGTGGAAGGTTTTCGGTTCTACATTGGCACTAGTCGACGTCAACGTGAGTTTCGAGGGGTCAGGTCTTCACTTTCTACTTGGTCCTAATGGTAGTGGCAAGTCTACATTATTGCGCTTGTTTGCTGGGATACTGAGGCCTTCTCGTGGCAGTGTCTCTGTGTTTGGCCTGGATCCCTGGCGGTCGAGGGATACCGTGTGCAGACGGGTTTGTTTCGTCTTCGAGGATGTTGGTTTACCATGGTGGCTCTCGGGTAGGGAGTTCTTGAGGTTTGTTATAAGCGCCTCCGGATCCTCATGGGAGCGTATGGTCGAGGTTGCGGAGTTGCTCGATATTGCCAGCTTCTGGGATAGGCCCATTCGTAGCTATTCCACAGGCATGAGGAAGAGGTTGCTGCTCGCTGCTGGCATGGGGAGGGAATGCGAGGCATATGTTTTTGATGAGCCTTTCTCGGGCCTAGACGTCAATAGTATTAGCGTTGTCCTGCGAATGTTCGAGTGGCTTGCGAGGGGTCATCCAGTGGTTGTAACGACGCACGTTAGCCTCCAGGTTCCTGCTGACCTAACACGCAGTATAGTAGTTCTTGTGGATGGTAAGGTGGTGTACAGTACCTCTAGCGACTCTGACATTACACGTGCGTGTTTCGCTTGTAGCCCTGAGATTCTTGACGAGGTGTACGAGGCTGTTAAGGACTCCGCTAGGTTTACGGTTAGGGTCGAGGATTCTGAGGCTATCATCTGCACTGACGGGGCGGATCTCTCTAGGTTCGGGTGTAAGAATATACTCGACCCATTGATGGTATATGAGGCTGTCCTACGTAGCTTTGCTCGTGGGAAAGTCTCCTCGGTAGACGGGGTCCCTAGAACTGACAGCGGTTGA